The following are encoded in a window of Lacinutrix sp. WUR7 genomic DNA:
- a CDS encoding M3 family metallopeptidase, whose amino-acid sequence MTKNILTEKFETAFQTAPFSKIATTDFLPAFKLGIENAKAEIDAIINNSEAPTFENTIEALDFSGEQLDRISSIFFNLNSAETNEEIQKIAQEVSPLLSEFGNDITLNQDLFKRVKTVYNNKADLKLTTEQETLLDKKYKSFSRNGANLPENKKQELREIDKELSKLKLKFGENVLAETNKFEMLITNEDDLAGLPEGAKEAAKQLAESKEKEGWLITLDYPSYIPFMTYADNRELRKELALASGSKAFHNDALDNQDNVLQIATLRFKRANLLGYKTHAHFVLEERMAKTPEKVKSFLNEILEKAKPAAQEEFTNLENFAKELDGIDTLQKWDSGYYAEKLKQKLFNLDDEQLKPYFKLENVIEGAFTIANKLFGLQFEEIHTIDTYHEDVLTYKVNDENGELVSIFYSDFFPRKGKRNGAWMTSYKPQSIKNGVNDRPHVSIVCNFTKPTKTKPSLLTFNEVTTLFHEFGHALHGMLANTTYPSLSGTSVYWDFVELPSQVLENWCYEKEALELFAKHYETGEVIPMELVAKIKESATFHEGMQTMRQISFGLLDMSWHAQDPSAITNVKAHEKEAFGDTQLFPDVAENCMSTAFSHIFQGGYSSGYYSYKWAEVLDADAFEYFKEEGIFNKTVATKFKENVLSKGGTENPMTLYKRFRGQEPKPEALLKRAGLIK is encoded by the coding sequence ATGACTAAGAATATACTTACAGAGAAATTTGAGACAGCCTTTCAAACAGCTCCTTTTTCCAAAATAGCTACTACAGATTTTCTTCCTGCTTTTAAATTAGGAATAGAGAATGCCAAAGCAGAAATAGATGCTATTATTAATAATTCTGAAGCTCCAACTTTTGAAAACACTATTGAAGCTTTAGATTTCTCTGGAGAACAATTAGATCGAATCTCTAGTATATTTTTCAATCTTAATTCTGCCGAAACGAATGAAGAAATTCAAAAAATAGCACAAGAAGTTTCGCCGTTACTTTCAGAGTTTGGTAATGACATTACATTAAATCAAGATTTATTTAAACGTGTAAAAACCGTTTATAATAATAAAGCAGACTTAAAATTAACTACAGAACAAGAAACCCTTTTAGATAAAAAATACAAAAGTTTCTCTAGGAATGGAGCCAACCTTCCAGAAAACAAAAAACAGGAACTTCGTGAAATAGATAAGGAGCTCAGTAAACTAAAACTAAAATTTGGCGAAAATGTTCTAGCAGAAACCAATAAGTTTGAAATGCTTATCACCAATGAAGATGATTTAGCAGGATTACCAGAAGGCGCTAAAGAAGCGGCTAAGCAATTAGCAGAATCGAAAGAGAAAGAAGGATGGCTTATCACGTTAGACTATCCTAGTTATATTCCTTTTATGACCTATGCCGACAATAGGGAATTACGTAAGGAATTAGCTTTAGCTTCTGGAAGCAAAGCTTTTCATAACGACGCTTTAGACAATCAAGATAACGTTTTACAAATTGCAACACTTCGTTTTAAAAGAGCCAATCTTTTAGGTTATAAAACGCATGCACATTTTGTTTTAGAGGAACGCATGGCGAAAACTCCTGAAAAGGTAAAAAGCTTTTTAAATGAAATATTAGAAAAAGCAAAACCAGCTGCACAAGAAGAGTTTACAAATCTTGAAAACTTTGCAAAAGAATTGGACGGTATTGATACCTTACAAAAATGGGATTCTGGTTATTATGCCGAAAAACTAAAACAAAAGCTTTTCAACTTAGACGACGAACAGTTAAAACCATACTTTAAATTAGAAAACGTAATTGAAGGTGCTTTTACTATTGCTAATAAATTATTCGGTTTACAATTTGAAGAAATTCACACTATAGATACATATCATGAAGATGTTTTAACTTATAAAGTAAACGATGAAAACGGAGAACTAGTCTCTATTTTCTATTCTGATTTCTTCCCAAGAAAAGGAAAACGAAATGGTGCTTGGATGACAAGTTACAAGCCACAAAGCATAAAAAATGGCGTAAATGATAGACCGCACGTTTCTATAGTTTGTAATTTCACAAAACCTACAAAAACAAAACCTTCCCTTTTAACATTTAACGAAGTAACTACCTTATTTCACGAATTCGGACATGCATTACACGGTATGCTAGCTAACACTACTTATCCTAGTCTATCTGGAACCAGTGTTTATTGGGATTTTGTAGAATTACCAAGTCAGGTATTAGAAAACTGGTGTTATGAAAAAGAAGCATTAGAACTTTTTGCGAAACATTATGAAACTGGAGAAGTGATTCCAATGGAATTGGTAGCAAAAATAAAAGAATCTGCTACTTTTCATGAAGGTATGCAAACCATGCGTCAAATAAGTTTTGGATTATTAGATATGTCTTGGCATGCACAAGATCCTTCAGCGATTACCAATGTAAAAGCACATGAAAAAGAAGCTTTTGGTGACACACAATTATTCCCTGATGTTGCAGAAAATTGTATGAGTACTGCATTTTCTCATATTTTTCAAGGAGGATATTCTTCGGGGTATTATAGTTACAAATGGGCTGAAGTTTTAGATGCAGATGCATTTGAATACTTTAAGGAAGAAGGTATCTTTAACAAAACCGTTGCCACAAAGTTTAAAGAAAACGTATTAAGCAAAGGTGGAACCGAAAACCCAATGACACTTTACAAACGTTTTAGAGGTCAAGAACCAAAACCAGAAGCGCTTTTAAAAAGAGCAGGATTAATTAAATAA
- a CDS encoding GbsR/MarR family transcriptional regulator, with amino-acid sequence MDYEEAKIKFINTWGSLGTLWGINKAMAQIQALLFITPNPLSMEDIMEELKISRGNTSMNLRQLMDWGIVTKELVAGERKEFFTTEKDVQELTRVIAKERSRREIRPVIKVLKDVSSIQDDGTQKTKELIKQTKALKELTENADLMINNLVDKNQNWITKSLIKLIK; translated from the coding sequence ATGGATTACGAAGAAGCAAAAATAAAATTTATTAATACTTGGGGAAGTCTAGGTACTCTTTGGGGAATTAATAAAGCTATGGCTCAAATTCAAGCCTTACTTTTTATTACTCCTAACCCACTTTCTATGGAAGACATCATGGAAGAACTTAAAATATCTAGAGGTAATACTAGTATGAATTTAAGACAGCTTATGGATTGGGGAATTGTAACAAAAGAACTTGTTGCTGGAGAACGTAAAGAGTTTTTTACCACAGAAAAAGATGTACAAGAACTAACAAGAGTTATTGCTAAAGAAAGAAGCAGAAGAGAAATAAGACCAGTAATTAAAGTTTTAAAAGATGTTTCATCTATACAAGATGATGGAACTCAAAAAACTAAAGAACTAATAAAACAAACCAAAGCTTTAAAAGAATTAACTGAAAATGCTGATTTAATGATAAATAATCTAGTTGACAAAAATCAAAATTGGATTACTAAATCTTTAATCAAACTCATTAAATAA
- a CDS encoding adenylate kinase, translated as MIKLDDLSFKPFISAEKIDAAVQKMADDIAADLGDEVPVFIGILNGSFMLVSDFVKKYPKPCEVTFIKLASYEGIKSTDDIQRLIGLTQDLTGRTVVILEDIIDSGKTLAEVHRIFKNENAKSLLIATLFFKPEAYKKDYKLHYIGIEIPDKFIVGYGLDYNGLGRDLPEVYQLKTTQHMTNLVLFGPPGAGKGTQANFLKEKHNLVHISTGDVFRYNIKNKTALGMLAKSFMDKGELVPDQVTIDMLEAEVEKNADAKGFIFDGFPRTHAQAEALEELMMRKDSQINAMVALEVDDEDLVLRLLERGKTSGRADDADENIIRNRIKEYYDKTAILKDFYTAQDKYYGVDGVGNIEDITARLNDVIDTL; from the coding sequence ATGATTAAGCTAGACGATTTATCTTTTAAACCATTTATTTCGGCAGAAAAAATTGATGCTGCTGTACAAAAAATGGCAGATGATATTGCTGCAGACTTAGGAGATGAAGTACCTGTGTTTATAGGTATTTTAAATGGCTCTTTTATGCTAGTAAGCGATTTTGTTAAAAAATACCCGAAACCTTGCGAAGTTACTTTTATAAAACTGGCTTCTTATGAAGGGATAAAATCTACAGACGACATACAAAGACTTATTGGTTTAACACAAGATTTAACAGGACGTACGGTTGTGATTCTAGAAGATATTATAGATTCTGGAAAAACGTTAGCAGAAGTACATCGCATTTTTAAAAATGAAAATGCTAAATCTTTACTAATAGCGACCTTGTTTTTTAAACCTGAAGCATATAAAAAAGACTACAAACTACATTATATAGGTATAGAAATTCCGGATAAATTTATAGTTGGTTATGGATTAGACTATAATGGTTTAGGAAGAGATTTACCAGAAGTATATCAATTAAAAACAACACAACACATGACAAATTTAGTGCTATTTGGACCTCCAGGAGCAGGAAAAGGAACACAAGCTAATTTTTTAAAAGAAAAACACAATTTAGTACATATATCTACAGGAGATGTTTTTCGTTATAATATAAAAAACAAAACCGCTTTAGGTATGTTGGCTAAATCTTTTATGGACAAAGGCGAATTGGTTCCAGATCAAGTAACTATTGATATGTTGGAAGCAGAAGTGGAGAAAAATGCGGATGCTAAAGGTTTTATTTTTGATGGTTTTCCTCGTACTCACGCACAAGCAGAAGCTTTAGAAGAGTTGATGATGCGTAAAGATTCACAGATTAATGCAATGGTCGCTTTGGAGGTAGATGATGAAGATTTAGTTTTACGTTTGTTAGAACGTGGTAAAACTAGTGGAAGAGCAGATGATGCAGACGAAAATATTATAAGAAATAGAATTAAAGAATATTACGATAAAACAGCTATTCTTAAAGATTTCTATACCGCTCAAGATAAATATTATGGTGTAGATGGAGTTGGTAATATTGAAGATATTACAGCACGATTAAATGACGTTATTGATACGCTTTAG
- a CDS encoding M64 family metallopeptidase — MRNLLIIAFLFSPFSITYAQVFEVENIKLAGDIDKRINIVILGDGYQESEFAAFEADAMQITNYFFNQSPYSEYADYFNVYIIKVPSNESGASHPGNASDEANYDLPVSVVDNYFGSSFDNYNIHRALYTPNSSLIYNVLANNFPEYDLALIIVNTDHYGGTGFEFSISSTDPNAAEIAVHEVGHVLVDLEDEYYPGDAWANENINMTQETDPALVRWKNWLGINGIGIYPYGSSGSAATWYKPSTYCKMGYLYADFCSVCKEGTIEKFHSLVSPIDSYLPTETSISNETFPLEFQLYLIQTTSNTIESTWTLNNTIIETNVDVVSLEVNDLVSGTNNLTVVVQDATSLINIDNHNTTHVYTVSWIIDNSLGIENIEANNYSITVSPNPSSDIVNIAMESTLEKDTRIEIVSITGKRIKTLNFTNKDNYQIDISAFSTGLYIINFYSNNVLISSKKIIKK; from the coding sequence ATGCGTAACCTTTTAATTATAGCTTTCTTGTTTTCTCCTTTTAGTATTACATATGCTCAAGTTTTTGAGGTAGAAAACATAAAGTTAGCTGGAGATATAGATAAGCGCATTAACATCGTGATTTTAGGCGATGGTTATCAAGAAAGTGAATTTGCTGCATTTGAAGCAGACGCGATGCAAATCACTAATTATTTTTTTAATCAATCTCCTTACAGTGAATATGCAGACTACTTTAATGTATATATTATAAAAGTGCCTTCTAACGAAAGTGGAGCAAGTCATCCTGGCAATGCTTCAGATGAAGCTAATTATGATTTACCAGTAAGTGTTGTAGACAATTACTTTGGAAGTTCTTTTGACAATTATAATATTCATAGAGCGCTTTACACGCCAAATTCATCTTTAATTTATAACGTATTAGCAAATAATTTCCCGGAGTATGATTTAGCATTAATTATTGTAAACACAGATCATTATGGAGGAACTGGATTTGAATTCTCTATTTCTTCTACAGATCCAAACGCTGCAGAAATAGCTGTCCATGAAGTTGGGCATGTTCTGGTTGACTTAGAAGATGAGTATTACCCAGGGGATGCTTGGGCAAACGAAAATATTAATATGACACAGGAAACAGATCCTGCTTTAGTGCGATGGAAAAACTGGTTAGGAATTAACGGTATTGGGATTTATCCTTATGGAAGTTCTGGAAGTGCTGCTACTTGGTACAAGCCTAGCACCTATTGTAAAATGGGTTATTTGTATGCCGATTTTTGTTCGGTTTGTAAAGAAGGTACCATTGAAAAATTTCATAGTTTAGTATCTCCTATTGATTCTTATTTACCAACAGAAACATCTATTAGTAATGAAACCTTTCCTTTAGAATTTCAATTATATCTTATTCAAACAACATCCAACACTATAGAAAGTACTTGGACACTTAACAATACTATTATTGAAACGAATGTAGATGTAGTTTCGTTAGAGGTAAACGATTTAGTTTCAGGCACCAATAATCTAACTGTAGTTGTGCAGGATGCCACTTCTTTAATAAATATTGATAATCATAATACAACGCATGTATACACTGTTAGCTGGATTATTGATAACTCTTTAGGAATTGAAAATATTGAAGCTAATAATTATAGTATTACAGTATCACCAAATCCATCTAGCGACATCGTAAATATAGCTATGGAGAGTACTTTAGAAAAAGATACGCGTATAGAAATAGTTAGTATTACCGGAAAAAGAATAAAGACCCTTAACTTTACAAATAAGGATAATTATCAAATAGACATTAGTGCTTTTAGTACCGGTTTATATATAATTAACTTTTACTCCAATAATGTTCTAATTTCGAGTAAAAAAATCATTAAAAAATAG
- the obgE gene encoding GTPase ObgE, with protein MTEGNFVDYVKMHVSSGKGGQGSTHLHREKYLEKGGPDGGDGGRGGHVILRGSSNLWTLIHLKFKRHIRATHGGNGSKGRSSGADGEDQYVDVPLGTVVRDTETNEVLFEITEEGEERIVAEGGKGGRGNWHFKSSTNQTPRYAQPGIPLEERDITLELKLLADVGLVGFPNAGKSTLLSVITSAKPKIADYEFTTLKPNLGIVKHREFQSFVMADIPGIIEGAAEGKGLGYYFLRHIERNSILLFLIPADAEDIKKQYDILLDELRRYNPEMLDKDRMIAISKCDMLDAELQAELKEELDNTLPIDYLFISSVAQQGLAELNDKLWNMLNE; from the coding sequence ATGACTGAGGGAAATTTTGTAGACTATGTAAAAATGCACGTTTCTTCTGGAAAAGGAGGACAAGGATCGACGCATTTACACCGTGAAAAATATTTAGAAAAAGGTGGCCCAGATGGAGGAGATGGAGGTCGTGGTGGTCACGTAATTCTTAGAGGAAGCTCTAATCTTTGGACGCTTATACATCTTAAATTTAAGCGACACATAAGAGCAACACATGGTGGAAACGGAAGTAAAGGAAGAAGCTCTGGAGCAGATGGTGAAGATCAATACGTAGATGTGCCTTTAGGAACCGTAGTTAGAGATACAGAAACCAATGAAGTGCTTTTTGAAATTACCGAAGAAGGTGAAGAAAGAATTGTTGCAGAAGGTGGTAAAGGAGGTCGCGGTAACTGGCACTTTAAAAGTTCTACCAACCAAACCCCTCGTTATGCACAACCTGGAATTCCGTTAGAAGAAAGAGATATTACCTTAGAGTTAAAATTACTAGCCGATGTTGGTTTAGTAGGTTTCCCTAATGCAGGAAAGTCTACATTACTTTCTGTAATTACGTCTGCAAAACCAAAAATTGCAGATTACGAATTTACAACGCTAAAACCCAACTTAGGTATTGTAAAACATAGAGAGTTTCAATCTTTTGTAATGGCAGATATTCCTGGTATTATTGAAGGAGCAGCAGAAGGAAAAGGTCTTGGTTATTACTTTTTACGCCATATTGAGCGTAACTCTATTTTATTGTTTTTAATTCCTGCCGATGCAGAAGATATTAAAAAACAATACGATATTTTATTGGATGAGTTAAGACGTTACAATCCAGAAATGCTAGATAAAGATCGTATGATTGCGATCTCTAAATGTGATATGCTGGATGCAGAACTCCAAGCCGAATTAAAAGAAGAATTAGACAATACGTTACCAATAGATTATTTGTTTATCTCCTCTGTCGCACAACAAGGTTTAGCAGAACTTAATGATAAGCTCTGGAATATGTTAAATGAATAA
- the purE gene encoding 5-(carboxyamino)imidazole ribonucleotide mutase gives MMKVGVIMGSKSDLPVMQEAIDILKSFDIVVEVDIVSAHRTPEKMFDYGKNAHKNGIAVIIAGAGGAAHLPGMIASLSPLPIIGVPVKSSNSIDGWDSVLSILQMPGGVPVATVALNGAKNAGILAAQIIATSNASVLDKVIAYKEGLKAKVIESAKGL, from the coding sequence ATTATGAAAGTAGGAGTAATCATGGGAAGTAAAAGTGATCTTCCAGTAATGCAAGAAGCTATAGATATTTTAAAAAGCTTTGATATTGTGGTAGAAGTAGATATTGTTTCTGCACACAGAACACCAGAAAAAATGTTCGATTATGGTAAAAACGCACATAAAAATGGCATTGCAGTTATTATTGCTGGAGCTGGAGGAGCTGCACATTTACCAGGAATGATAGCGTCGTTATCGCCACTTCCTATAATTGGTGTTCCTGTAAAAAGCAGTAATTCTATTGACGGTTGGGATTCTGTATTATCTATTTTACAAATGCCTGGCGGAGTTCCTGTGGCAACAGTAGCTTTAAATGGAGCAAAAAATGCAGGAATACTTGCTGCACAAATTATTGCGACTTCCAATGCTTCTGTTTTAGATAAAGTAATTGCTTATAAAGAAGGTTTAAAGGCCAAAGTTATAGAATCTGCAAAAGGTCTATAA
- a CDS encoding 5-(carboxyamino)imidazole ribonucleotide synthase — protein MNYFSSDFKLGILGGGQLGKMLLTETRKLDIYTCVLDGSTEAPCKIGSNEFHLGSLMDFETVYQFGKKVDVLTIEIENVNIDALEKLEKEGVTVYPASKTLRTIQNKAKQKLFYIDKNLPTAPFSRFAYLSEIEDAIENGGLHFPFVWKAAQFGYDGNGVKVVRSLEDLKDLPKGECIAEDLIPFKNELAVIVSRNAKGEVKTFPVVEMEFHPEANQVEYVICPARIAPEIAKKAEAVALKTSEAFKHVGLLAVEMFLTQNDEILINEVAPRPHNSGHQTIEANYTSQFEQHIRAILNLPLGSTANKAGGIMVNLVGAEGYTGSVVYENIEDIMNMEGVTPHIYGKKETRPFRKMGHVTIVHPDINEARKIAEAVKNTIKVISE, from the coding sequence ATGAACTATTTTTCTTCAGATTTTAAACTTGGTATTCTTGGTGGCGGACAACTTGGTAAAATGCTACTTACCGAAACCAGAAAACTAGATATTTACACTTGTGTTTTAGACGGAAGCACGGAAGCACCTTGCAAAATAGGAAGTAATGAATTTCATTTAGGAAGCTTAATGGATTTTGAAACCGTGTACCAGTTTGGAAAAAAGGTAGATGTGTTAACCATTGAGATTGAAAACGTAAATATAGACGCGCTCGAAAAGTTAGAAAAAGAAGGCGTTACGGTTTATCCTGCTTCGAAAACGCTTCGAACTATTCAAAATAAAGCAAAACAAAAACTATTTTATATAGATAAAAATTTACCTACTGCGCCTTTTTCACGTTTCGCTTATCTTTCTGAAATCGAAGACGCCATAGAAAATGGAGGTTTACATTTTCCATTTGTTTGGAAAGCAGCACAATTTGGCTATGATGGTAATGGTGTAAAAGTAGTGAGAAGTCTGGAAGATTTAAAAGATTTACCAAAAGGCGAATGTATTGCTGAAGATTTAATTCCTTTTAAAAACGAACTTGCTGTTATTGTTTCTAGAAATGCAAAAGGCGAAGTAAAAACTTTTCCTGTGGTAGAAATGGAATTTCATCCGGAAGCAAACCAAGTAGAATATGTAATCTGTCCTGCAAGAATAGCTCCTGAAATTGCTAAAAAAGCAGAAGCAGTTGCTTTAAAAACATCCGAAGCATTTAAACATGTTGGTTTATTGGCTGTGGAAATGTTTTTAACACAAAATGATGAAATATTAATCAACGAAGTTGCGCCAAGACCGCATAATTCTGGCCATCAAACTATTGAGGCTAATTATACTTCGCAGTTTGAACAACACATAAGAGCCATTTTAAATTTACCTTTAGGAAGCACTGCGAATAAAGCTGGTGGAATCATGGTAAATCTTGTTGGCGCCGAAGGTTATACTGGAAGTGTTGTTTATGAAAACATAGAAGACATTATGAATATGGAAGGAGTTACTCCGCATATTTATGGTAAAAAAGAAACACGTCCTTTTCGTAAAATGGGACATGTCACTATTGTACATCCAGATATAAACGAAGCACGTAAAATTGCGGAAGCAGTTAAGAATACGATTAAAGTGATAAGCGAGTAA
- a CDS encoding DUF4136 domain-containing protein — MKAIKVLLFTFLITSCAPIYLTTDFEKGTDFSKYKTYNYYSDIETGLSELDAKRLFDVLDTQLQLQGLSISETPDFFINIQSKEYPAEQNSTVGIGIGGTGRNIGGGVSIGIPIGTAKVTREIIFDFIDENGIGLFWQATSESTYQPNASPEKREASLQALVEKVFNKYPPQQK, encoded by the coding sequence ATGAAAGCCATTAAAGTTTTACTATTTACATTCCTCATTACTTCTTGTGCGCCAATTTATCTGACTACAGATTTCGAAAAAGGCACCGATTTTTCTAAATACAAGACCTATAATTACTATTCAGATATAGAAACAGGATTAAGCGAATTGGATGCAAAACGCTTGTTTGATGTGTTAGATACCCAATTACAACTGCAAGGATTATCTATTTCCGAAACCCCAGATTTCTTTATTAATATTCAAAGTAAAGAATATCCAGCGGAACAAAATAGTACGGTTGGAATAGGTATTGGTGGAACAGGAAGAAATATTGGAGGAGGTGTTTCTATTGGTATTCCTATTGGAACAGCAAAAGTGACTAGAGAAATTATATTCGATTTTATAGACGAAAATGGCATCGGTCTTTTTTGGCAAGCAACTAGTGAAAGTACTTATCAGCCAAACGCAAGTCCGGAAAAACGCGAAGCAAGCCTACAAGCACTTGTCGAAAAAGTGTTTAATAAATATCCTCCGCAACAAAAATAA
- a CDS encoding M64 family metallopeptidase, with the protein MKKPLLFLLLIFNVSLVVGQIFDKVTIKNSGDDNNRINLVILSEGYQTSELPQFEIDATNFMNDFFAEEPFASYENYFNVHILKVPSNESGSTHPGTAADESSYNIPTLIVDSYFDTTYDYYNVHRLLYTESQATISTVLANNFQTFDQALILVNSPHYGGSGGTYPIASTGQDGGEIAIHEIGHSFADLKDEYYPGDNQVAEAINMTQETDPSLVKWKNWIGIEGIGIYSHTGTTEAPSWKRPHQGCKMRYLGYPFCAVCKEGIIEKIHLLVSPLDSYLPTETTISDPTFPLAFQINTIQTLPTNTLENTWTLNTNSFATNVNSVNLQESDLSAGTNTLTAVVHDATTLINVDSHESLHVATVTWTIDNTLGIQDVVANNFSLTMYPNPSNDVVHFKLENTLANTVLVKIVSMDGKLVKTINLTNNQNTAIDISALSQGLYITNFYTNNVLIASKKIVKN; encoded by the coding sequence ATGAAAAAACCATTACTTTTCTTACTTCTTATATTTAATGTATCCTTGGTTGTAGGACAAATTTTTGATAAAGTTACTATTAAAAATTCAGGCGATGATAACAACCGAATTAACTTAGTTATTTTGAGTGAAGGTTATCAAACTAGTGAGTTACCACAGTTTGAAATAGACGCTACAAATTTCATGAACGATTTTTTTGCTGAAGAACCTTTTGCTAGTTATGAAAACTATTTTAATGTACATATATTAAAAGTACCATCTAACGAGAGTGGATCAACGCACCCAGGAACTGCTGCAGACGAATCAAGTTATAATATACCAACATTAATAGTTGACAGTTATTTTGATACAACCTATGATTATTATAATGTTCATAGATTACTTTATACAGAAAGCCAAGCTACTATTAGCACGGTTTTAGCGAACAATTTTCAAACCTTTGACCAAGCGCTTATTTTAGTAAACTCTCCTCACTATGGAGGAAGTGGCGGAACGTATCCTATTGCTTCTACAGGGCAAGATGGAGGCGAAATTGCTATTCATGAAATCGGACATTCTTTTGCCGATTTAAAGGACGAATATTACCCTGGAGATAATCAAGTTGCAGAGGCAATAAACATGACGCAAGAAACAGATCCTAGTTTAGTGAAATGGAAAAATTGGATTGGCATAGAGGGCATTGGTATTTATTCGCATACTGGAACAACAGAGGCTCCTTCCTGGAAAAGACCACATCAAGGTTGTAAAATGCGTTATTTAGGATATCCTTTTTGTGCGGTTTGTAAGGAAGGTATTATTGAAAAAATCCACCTTCTAGTTTCACCTCTAGATTCTTATTTACCAACAGAAACGACAATAAGTGACCCTACATTTCCTTTAGCTTTTCAAATAAACACCATACAAACACTTCCTACAAATACCTTAGAAAACACATGGACACTTAACACAAATAGTTTTGCTACCAATGTAAATTCAGTAAACCTACAAGAAAGCGATTTAAGTGCAGGAACAAACACTTTAACTGCAGTGGTACATGATGCAACTACTTTAATAAATGTAGACAGTCATGAATCATTACACGTTGCTACAGTTACCTGGACTATTGATAATACTTTAGGAATTCAGGATGTTGTTGCTAATAATTTTAGTTTAACCATGTATCCAAATCCTTCAAATGATGTGGTTCATTTTAAATTAGAAAATACCTTAGCCAATACGGTTCTTGTAAAAATAGTAAGTATGGATGGTAAGCTCGTAAAAACAATAAATCTTACTAATAACCAAAACACAGCAATAGATATTAGTGCTTTAAGTCAAGGATTATACATCACTAACTTTTACACTAACAATGTTTTAATCGCTAGTAAAAAAATAGTTAAGAACTAG
- a CDS encoding DoxX family membrane protein: MNAKVFIILRIVLGIFVLVFGLNKFLNFMPMPELSAEAAAYFGALTSAKTMTLVGVVEIVAGLALIFNKYGALLALILMSVSVNAVLFHAVLDPAGIAGAAVLLILNIAVLYGYKNKYKDLLA, translated from the coding sequence ATGAACGCAAAAGTATTTATAATTTTAAGAATTGTACTTGGAATCTTCGTATTGGTTTTCGGACTAAACAAGTTTTTAAATTTCATGCCAATGCCAGAGTTATCTGCAGAAGCAGCCGCCTATTTTGGCGCATTAACTTCCGCTAAAACAATGACACTTGTAGGTGTTGTAGAAATCGTTGCAGGTTTAGCTTTAATCTTTAATAAGTACGGCGCTTTACTAGCACTAATTTTAATGAGCGTTTCTGTAAACGCCGTTTTATTTCATGCCGTTTTAGATCCTGCAGGAATTGCTGGAGCAGCAGTTTTATTAATATTAAACATTGCGGTACTTTATGGTTATAAAAACAAATACAAAGATTTGTTAGCATAA